A window from Leptothermofonsia sichuanensis E412 encodes these proteins:
- a CDS encoding TlyA family RNA methyltransferase, with protein sequence MPKQRLDILLVELNLCPTRQQAQRWIRAGEVMVNQRVVDKPGTEVEVSSEVQVKPRSPYVSRGGEKLAKALTEFAIPVAGRICLDGGISTGGFTDCLLQAGAIHVYGVDVGYGQVAWSLRQDPRVTLRERTNLRHLTPSELYGTEQPRPDLGVADVSFISLTKILPALWSLLQPPREVILLVKPQFEVGRAKVSKHGVVRNSDDQAIAILNVWQAAQALGWNYQGVTWSPILGPAGNIEYLLWLKSPENHSNQSALNASIDLRSEPVQTPTVDFPTSGLTVDLATLQAMTQTAHRALGMRSL encoded by the coding sequence GTGCCTAAACAACGACTTGATATTTTGTTGGTAGAGCTTAATCTTTGCCCGACTCGTCAACAGGCGCAGCGGTGGATTCGAGCCGGTGAAGTGATGGTTAATCAGCGGGTAGTAGACAAGCCGGGGACCGAGGTGGAGGTTTCATCCGAGGTTCAGGTCAAGCCGCGATCGCCTTATGTTTCCAGAGGGGGTGAAAAGCTGGCAAAAGCGCTGACAGAATTTGCCATTCCAGTTGCTGGACGCATTTGCCTCGATGGGGGCATTTCCACTGGCGGATTTACGGATTGTCTGTTGCAGGCAGGAGCCATCCATGTTTACGGAGTGGATGTTGGCTATGGGCAGGTTGCCTGGAGCCTGCGCCAGGATCCCCGTGTGACTCTGCGGGAGCGTACCAACCTGCGCCATCTGACGCCCTCAGAACTCTATGGTACCGAGCAACCCAGACCCGATCTGGGCGTAGCCGATGTATCGTTTATTTCCCTGACCAAGATATTGCCTGCCCTCTGGTCCTTGCTGCAACCGCCCCGTGAAGTCATTCTCTTGGTCAAACCCCAATTTGAAGTTGGGCGCGCCAAAGTAAGCAAGCATGGTGTGGTGCGTAATTCTGACGATCAGGCGATCGCCATCCTGAACGTCTGGCAGGCTGCTCAAGCTCTGGGTTGGAACTATCAGGGCGTGACCTGGTCGCCAATACTGGGTCCAGCCGGCAATATTGAGTATTTACTATGGCTGAAAAGCCCCGAAAACCACTCAAACCAGTCTGCCTTAAACGCCTCAATAGACCTACGATCTGAGCCTGTTCAAACTCCAACCGTTGACTTCCCAACTTCTGGCTTAACCGTTGATCTGGCCACCCTTCAGGCAATGACTCAAACTGCCCACCGGGCTTTAGGGATGAGGAGTTTGTAA
- the rppA gene encoding two-component system response regulator RppA — MKILVVEDDPELLEPLNTALSQIGHVVDGVETAEVATWLLEQQDYDLLILDWMLPAGSGIDLCQHYRTIGKTAPVLMLTARDSTGDKVMGLDAGADDYLVKPVDMLELLARVRALGRRSPQWQGSVLRLGDLGLDLSTLTADFQGRQVSLSHREAQLLELFLRHPRQILTRDQIEQALWNWEAEPGHNAITVQIRRLRQRLQVIGCDRWVETVYGVGYRLRELPPDALYG; from the coding sequence ATGAAAATCTTAGTGGTGGAAGATGATCCAGAGTTGCTAGAGCCACTCAATACGGCATTATCCCAGATTGGGCATGTGGTGGATGGGGTGGAGACGGCTGAAGTGGCAACCTGGTTGTTGGAGCAGCAGGACTATGATCTGCTGATTCTGGACTGGATGTTGCCTGCTGGCAGCGGTATTGACCTGTGTCAGCACTATCGCACGATTGGCAAAACAGCCCCGGTTCTGATGCTGACCGCCAGAGACAGCACTGGGGATAAGGTGATGGGGTTGGATGCGGGAGCAGATGACTATTTAGTCAAACCCGTCGATATGCTGGAATTGCTGGCGCGGGTGCGGGCCTTGGGACGGCGATCGCCCCAATGGCAGGGTTCTGTTTTGCGCCTGGGAGACCTGGGGCTGGACTTATCGACCCTGACCGCAGACTTTCAGGGACGGCAAGTTTCCCTTTCGCACCGTGAAGCGCAATTACTGGAATTGTTTTTGCGTCATCCCCGCCAAATTCTTACCCGCGATCAGATCGAGCAGGCCCTCTGGAATTGGGAAGCAGAGCCGGGACACAACGCCATCACGGTGCAGATCCGGCGATTGCGCCAGCGGTTGCAGGTGATTGGCTGCGATCGCTGGGTTGAGACAGTGTACGGGGTTGGCTATCGACTCCGGGAACTCCCCCCAGATGCTCTTTATGGCTAA
- a CDS encoding sensor histidine kinase — MANLFQQSRRNLARWFTLSMGSILVVFAASIYVLDVRGRLHAFDTELENKARVMAGGIQYRLRQGRLQPRLDHVPMLGSNTLPLDSKIAYARWYTSNGKLARFVKRQPPSQQLTTMGFETLTLPDSPTQEQSLLLRQLTFPVKHEGVLIGYLQIAVPLTSLQQTLDQLRLLLTLGVPMGLGLIALTGWWLGGVAMQPLQQSYQRLHHFTTNASHELRTPLAKVLGHAQLGLMPASDIESGARLRLEKIVHVTRGMSRLVGDLLFLARHEGRLNSEDLELIDLTKLVQELAWDVASLAQTKTITVDCDLPDQAVMVVADPDLLGQAITNLTDNAIKYSPPSSRVQLRLITQGRWAVVQVNDNGSGIPADALPYIFDRFYRVNATRSHSEGFGLGLAIAQQIAQAHGGQITVRSEPGKGSCFELALPRQTL; from the coding sequence ATGGCTAACCTGTTTCAACAAAGCCGTCGCAACTTAGCCCGTTGGTTCACGTTGTCAATGGGCAGCATTCTGGTGGTGTTTGCAGCCAGCATATACGTCCTGGACGTGCGGGGTCGGCTACACGCCTTTGACACTGAGTTAGAAAATAAAGCCCGTGTCATGGCGGGAGGCATTCAATATCGCTTGCGTCAGGGACGGTTGCAACCCCGGTTGGATCATGTGCCCATGCTGGGTAGTAACACACTTCCGCTAGACAGCAAGATTGCCTACGCCCGTTGGTATACCAGCAATGGTAAGCTGGCGCGATTTGTTAAGCGCCAACCACCCAGTCAGCAACTGACGACTATGGGGTTTGAAACGCTAACCCTGCCAGATTCGCCAACTCAAGAACAGTCTCTACTCCTGCGCCAACTGACCTTTCCTGTTAAGCATGAAGGAGTATTGATTGGGTATCTACAAATTGCCGTACCACTGACTTCCCTCCAGCAAACACTTGATCAATTGCGACTCTTGCTAACGCTGGGTGTTCCCATGGGGCTGGGTCTGATTGCGCTAACCGGTTGGTGGTTGGGGGGGGTGGCGATGCAGCCATTGCAGCAGTCCTACCAGCGGTTACACCACTTCACTACGAATGCTTCGCACGAACTTCGCACCCCCCTGGCCAAGGTGTTAGGCCATGCCCAACTTGGATTAATGCCTGCTTCAGATATTGAGTCTGGCGCTCGTTTGCGGTTGGAAAAGATTGTGCATGTTACCAGGGGAATGAGTCGTTTGGTGGGAGATTTGCTGTTTCTTGCCCGCCACGAGGGGCGACTCAACTCAGAGGATCTGGAGTTGATTGATTTGACGAAGCTTGTGCAGGAATTAGCCTGGGATGTGGCATCTCTGGCACAAACCAAAACCATCACGGTGGACTGTGACCTGCCTGATCAAGCCGTCATGGTTGTTGCCGATCCCGATTTACTGGGTCAGGCAATCACGAACCTGACCGATAATGCGATTAAATATTCGCCTCCCAGTAGCAGGGTGCAACTGCGGTTGATAACTCAGGGGCGTTGGGCCGTGGTTCAAGTGAATGATAATGGATCCGGTATTCCTGCCGACGCATTGCCCTATATTTTCGATCGCTTTTATCGGGTCAATGCCACCCGATCGCATTCAGAAGGATTTGGGTTAGGGCTGGCGATCGCCCAACAAATTGCTCAGGCTCACGGCGGGCAGATCACCGTTCGGAGTGAACCTGGTAAAGGTTCCTGTTTTGAACTTGCCTTACCCCGTCAAACGCTCTAA
- a CDS encoding helix-turn-helix domain-containing protein, translated as MIQLSFSAEEIEQLHYERFHHPHPRVQQKMEALYLKSQGYSHQEITRLLRVTKPTLLSYLRDYETGGIGNLKELTFYRPQSELKQHQQTLEGNCSTQRE; from the coding sequence ATGATCCAACTGAGCTTTAGTGCCGAAGAGATTGAGCAACTACATTACGAACGCTTTCACCATCCACATCCGCGTGTGCAACAAAAAATGGAAGCGTTGTATCTCAAAAGTCAAGGATACTCGCATCAGGAAATTACCCGGTTGCTTCGGGTGACAAAACCAACGTTGTTGAGCTATCTGCGAGATTATGAAACTGGGGGGATCGGCAATCTCAAAGAATTGACCTTTTATCGACCCCAGAGTGAACTGAAACAACATCAACAGACTTTGGAAGGTAATTGCTCAACTCAGCGGGAATAG
- the tnpC gene encoding IS66 family transposase produces MKELPDLKQLTDSDKDRLIQTLWDELQKLQQKKPKKTSKNSSLPPAQGFKAAVSEPSGSQEINRSASVGRCGGGRKLTPNPDQIIRAEVNRCKTCGVSLSGTLQQLLQRYEKVEIPPIRPVVTQVERYGCTCPGCGEVQLAPVPVGLEPGSPFGDGVAALVTTLRYGHAISYARLSQLMSEVFNLAISEGALASLFQRVKTQLDPSIAAIVQRLRSSRLVGSDETSARLRGKTVWEWVFQNAQVCLHVIRPSRGAEVIEHVMAGHRPEIWVSDLFSAQKKHPASDWQVCLAHQLRDCQYGIDAGDTIFSPRMKRLVLRACAWHRRWEQLSASTQYQYRCRINRELDQALALCPTQADGIRLQTRYRNLREHLFLFLADTTIAPTNNASEQALRMSVIFRKVTNGFRSEWGKDLFADIRSVVNTGKRQGLSAFESISAALNPHQSLFPLS; encoded by the coding sequence ATGAAAGAGCTTCCAGACCTCAAGCAACTCACAGACTCTGATAAGGACAGGCTGATCCAGACACTGTGGGATGAGCTGCAAAAGTTGCAACAAAAGAAGCCGAAAAAGACATCCAAGAATTCCAGTTTACCCCCTGCTCAAGGATTCAAAGCAGCAGTTAGCGAGCCTTCTGGCTCCCAAGAGATAAATCGAAGTGCGAGTGTGGGACGCTGTGGTGGTGGGCGTAAGCTGACTCCGAATCCCGACCAAATTATCCGCGCCGAAGTGAACAGGTGCAAAACTTGTGGTGTGAGTCTGTCTGGAACCCTTCAGCAATTGCTGCAACGCTATGAAAAAGTGGAGATTCCACCGATTCGCCCGGTTGTGACTCAAGTGGAACGGTATGGTTGCACCTGTCCGGGTTGTGGAGAAGTTCAATTGGCTCCAGTTCCGGTGGGACTAGAACCCGGCAGTCCCTTCGGCGATGGGGTGGCGGCCTTAGTCACGACGTTGCGCTACGGTCATGCAATCAGCTATGCGCGGCTGAGTCAACTGATGTCGGAGGTGTTCAATTTAGCGATTTCCGAAGGTGCTTTGGCAAGTCTCTTTCAACGAGTCAAAACGCAATTAGACCCATCGATTGCGGCGATTGTGCAGCGCTTACGCAGTTCCCGACTGGTCGGCAGCGATGAAACCAGTGCGCGGCTGAGAGGCAAGACGGTATGGGAATGGGTGTTTCAAAATGCTCAAGTCTGCTTGCATGTGATTCGCCCGTCCCGTGGGGCAGAGGTGATTGAGCACGTGATGGCAGGGCATCGTCCTGAGATTTGGGTGTCGGATTTGTTCAGCGCTCAAAAGAAACATCCTGCGTCAGATTGGCAAGTCTGCTTAGCCCATCAGTTGCGCGATTGTCAGTATGGCATTGATGCCGGGGATACGATCTTTTCGCCTCGGATGAAGCGGTTAGTCTTACGCGCTTGTGCTTGGCATCGACGCTGGGAGCAATTGTCTGCTTCGACGCAATATCAATATCGCTGCCGGATCAACCGAGAATTAGACCAAGCACTCGCCCTGTGTCCGACTCAAGCCGATGGCATTCGGCTGCAAACGCGCTACCGAAACTTGCGGGAGCATCTGTTTCTATTTTTGGCAGACACAACGATTGCGCCGACCAATAATGCCAGTGAACAGGCGCTGCGGATGAGTGTGATTTTTCGCAAGGTGACCAATGGGTTTCGCTCCGAGTGGGGCAAAGATTTGTTCGCCGATATTCGTTCTGTGGTGAATACGGGTAAGCGTCAAGGGCTTTCTGCTTTTGAGTCCATTTCTGCGGCCTTAAACCCTCACCAATCCCTATTCCCGCTGAGTTGA
- a CDS encoding IS66 family transposase: MKELPDLKQLTDSDKDRLIQTLWDELQKLQQKKPKKTSKNSSLPPAQGFKAAVSEPSGSQEINRSASVGRCGGGRKLTPNPDQIIRAEVNRCKTCGVSLSGTLQQLLQRYEKVEIPPIRPVVTQVERYGCTCPGCGEVQLAPVPVGLEPGSPFGDGVAALVTTLRYGHAISYARLSQLMSEVFNLAISEGALASLFQRVKTQLDPSIAAIVQRLRSSRLVGSDETSARLRGKTVWEWVFQNAQVCLHVIRPSRGAEVIEHVMAGHRPEIWVSDLFSAQKKHPASDWQVCLAHQLRDCQYGIDAGDTIFSPRMKRLVLRACAWHRRWEQLSASTQYQYRCRINRELDQALALCPTQADGIRLGRVLDLLF, translated from the coding sequence ATGAAAGAGCTTCCAGACCTCAAGCAACTCACAGACTCTGATAAGGACAGGCTGATCCAGACACTGTGGGATGAGCTGCAAAAGTTGCAACAAAAGAAGCCGAAAAAGACATCCAAGAATTCCAGTTTACCCCCTGCTCAAGGATTCAAAGCAGCAGTTAGCGAGCCTTCTGGCTCCCAAGAGATAAATCGAAGTGCGAGTGTGGGACGCTGTGGTGGTGGGCGTAAGCTGACTCCGAATCCCGACCAAATTATCCGCGCCGAAGTGAACAGGTGCAAAACTTGTGGTGTGAGTCTGTCTGGAACCCTTCAGCAATTGCTGCAACGCTATGAAAAAGTGGAGATTCCACCGATTCGCCCGGTTGTGACTCAAGTGGAACGGTATGGTTGCACCTGTCCGGGTTGTGGAGAAGTTCAATTGGCTCCAGTTCCGGTGGGACTAGAACCCGGCAGTCCCTTCGGCGATGGGGTGGCGGCCTTAGTCACGACGTTGCGCTACGGTCATGCAATCAGCTATGCGCGGCTGAGTCAACTGATGTCGGAGGTGTTCAATTTAGCGATTTCCGAAGGTGCTTTGGCAAGTCTCTTTCAACGAGTCAAAACGCAATTAGACCCATCGATTGCGGCGATTGTGCAGCGCTTACGCAGTTCCCGACTGGTCGGCAGCGATGAAACCAGTGCGCGGCTGAGAGGCAAGACGGTATGGGAATGGGTGTTTCAAAATGCTCAAGTCTGCTTGCATGTGATTCGCCCGTCCCGTGGGGCAGAGGTGATTGAGCACGTGATGGCAGGGCATCGTCCTGAGATTTGGGTGTCGGATTTGTTCAGCGCTCAAAAGAAACATCCTGCGTCAGATTGGCAAGTCTGCTTAGCCCATCAGTTGCGCGATTGTCAGTATGGCATTGATGCCGGGGATACGATCTTTTCGCCTCGGATGAAGCGGTTAGTCTTACGCGCTTGTGCTTGGCATCGACGCTGGGAGCAATTGTCTGCTTCGACGCAATATCAATATCGCTGCCGGATCAACCGAGAATTAGACCAAGCACTCGCCCTGTGTCCGACTCAAGCCGATGGCATTCGGCTGGGTCGTGTTCTAGACTTGTTGTTTTAG
- a CDS encoding IS4 family transposase has protein sequence MQQITEFRQVLQPLLGWHGARLAFVAQFLIALLRTRTVNLSELAASFCGSAQIPSNYKRLQRFFSDFDLDYAAIARAVVCLMGIPQPWVLAIDRTEWSFGGSVFNILTLGICHQGISFPVVFLMLDNRGNSNTQERIDLLNEFFTIFGEDVRLRCLTSDREFVGREWIGYLLEDEPIPFRGRIRETETLSDGSKALNGRVLFADLKAGETKILRKRRQVWGHWVYVVGLRLDTQELLILVTNHSPHSALKDYALRWNLETLFGAFKTRGFCLEATHFIDDYRVRKLFALLTLALCWVMRTGVWRQAHKTIQLKSHGRKAQSLFRYGLDYLHNLLVNLDHKLDEFLDNLKLLSCT, from the coding sequence ATGCAACAGATTACCGAATTTCGCCAAGTTTTGCAGCCCCTCCTCGGTTGGCATGGTGCGCGGCTGGCATTTGTGGCTCAATTTCTGATCGCCCTGCTACGAACCCGTACGGTGAATCTGAGCGAATTGGCTGCTAGCTTTTGTGGTTCCGCCCAAATTCCGTCGAACTACAAGCGTCTCCAGCGCTTCTTTAGCGACTTTGATCTCGATTATGCGGCGATTGCCCGTGCCGTGGTCTGCCTGATGGGGATCCCGCAGCCTTGGGTGCTCGCCATAGACCGCACCGAATGGAGCTTTGGCGGTAGCGTTTTCAACATTCTCACCCTGGGCATTTGCCATCAGGGTATTTCCTTTCCGGTGGTGTTTCTGATGCTGGACAACCGCGGCAATTCCAACACCCAAGAGCGCATCGATTTGCTCAACGAATTCTTCACGATTTTTGGCGAGGATGTCCGCCTGCGGTGCCTGACGAGCGACCGCGAATTTGTTGGGCGGGAGTGGATTGGCTATTTGCTCGAAGATGAGCCAATCCCGTTTCGGGGGCGGATTCGCGAAACTGAAACGCTCAGTGATGGCAGCAAAGCCCTGAATGGCCGCGTCCTCTTTGCCGATCTCAAAGCGGGTGAAACCAAGATTTTACGCAAACGCCGTCAAGTGTGGGGACATTGGGTGTATGTCGTTGGTCTGCGGCTTGACACCCAGGAATTACTGATTTTGGTCACCAACCATTCACCCCATTCAGCCCTCAAAGATTACGCCCTGCGGTGGAATTTAGAAACCCTGTTCGGTGCGTTCAAAACTCGGGGCTTCTGCCTCGAAGCGACCCATTTTATTGATGACTACCGAGTCCGCAAGCTCTTTGCGCTCCTCACATTGGCGTTATGTTGGGTGATGCGAACGGGGGTGTGGCGGCAGGCGCACAAAACGATTCAACTCAAGTCCCATGGGCGCAAAGCCCAGAGTCTATTCCGATATGGCTTAGATTACTTGCACAACCTACTCGTTAATCTTGACCATAAATTAGATGAGTTCTTGGACAATCTCAAACTTTTGTCCTGTACTTAG
- a CDS encoding IS66 family transposase → MREHLFLFLADTTIPPTNNASEQALRMSVIFRKVTNGFRSEWGKDLFADIRSVVNTGKRQGLSAFESISAALNPHQSLFPLS, encoded by the coding sequence TTGCGGGAGCATCTGTTTCTATTTTTGGCAGACACAACGATTCCGCCGACCAATAATGCCAGTGAACAGGCGCTGCGGATGAGTGTGATTTTTCGCAAGGTGACCAATGGATTTCGCTCCGAGTGGGGCAAAGATTTGTTCGCCGATATTCGTTCTGTGGTGAATACGGGTAAGCGTCAAGGGCTTTCTGCTTTTGAGTCCATTTCTGCGGCCTTAAACCCTCACCAATCCCTATTCCCGCTGAGTTGA
- a CDS encoding helix-turn-helix domain-containing protein — MPQKRYIVALSCEERETLESLTTTGKTSVYKLNHARILLKADINQEGGGWRDQDISDALDIRVSTIERVRQRFVAQSLEAALGRQTPSRTKPRLLDGEQEAHLIALACAETPEGQGKWSVRLLADQLVELGYVESISHETVRQTLKKTNSNPGCRNAG; from the coding sequence ATGCCCCAAAAGAGATACATCGTAGCCCTTAGCTGTGAAGAGCGGGAGACTTTAGAAAGTCTGACAACAACCGGAAAAACATCCGTTTATAAACTCAATCATGCTCGAATTTTGCTGAAAGCTGACATCAACCAGGAAGGCGGCGGTTGGCGGGATCAAGATATCAGTGATGCACTCGATATTAGGGTATCTACGATTGAACGAGTCCGGCAACGCTTTGTTGCACAGAGTTTAGAGGCTGCCTTAGGGCGTCAAACTCCAAGTCGAACCAAGCCCCGCTTACTCGATGGCGAACAAGAAGCGCATTTGATTGCGCTGGCGTGTGCCGAGACTCCTGAAGGACAAGGGAAATGGAGCGTTCGCCTGTTAGCAGACCAACTGGTTGAGTTGGGATATGTAGAGAGCATTTCGCATGAAACCGTGCGGCAAACGCTGAAAAAAACGAACTCAAACCCTGGTTGCAGGAATGCTGGGTAA
- a CDS encoding Uma2 family endonuclease, which produces MVTSPKSPLSLPPLENGDRLTRAEFEQRYQAMPPHKKAELIEGRVFMASPVRARKHGKPHAAIMGWLFTYWQATPGIELMDNPTVRLDNDNEPQPDACLRIEEAIGGQSRVTEDDYIEGAPELIVEIAASSVSYDLHDKKQVYRRHGVQEYLVWRVLDQAFDWFVLQDGAYIDLPVDADGILRSQVFPGLWLAVNDLLAGNLAEVVAVSQRGLESSNYRLFQHSLSTKLNQGA; this is translated from the coding sequence ATGGTTACATCTCCGAAAAGTCCCCTGTCGCTGCCGCCTTTGGAAAATGGTGATCGCCTCACCCGTGCCGAGTTTGAGCAGCGCTACCAGGCAATGCCACCGCACAAAAAAGCAGAATTGATTGAAGGCAGAGTATTTATGGCATCTCCCGTCCGGGCGAGAAAACACGGAAAACCCCATGCTGCGATTATGGGTTGGCTATTTACCTACTGGCAGGCAACCCCTGGTATCGAACTGATGGATAATCCTACTGTGCGCCTCGATAATGACAATGAGCCACAACCGGATGCCTGCCTGCGAATTGAGGAAGCAATCGGGGGGCAATCTCGCGTCACAGAAGATGACTACATTGAAGGTGCGCCAGAACTAATTGTCGAAATTGCTGCCAGCAGTGTGTCTTATGATCTGCATGACAAAAAGCAAGTCTATCGCCGTCATGGAGTGCAGGAGTATCTGGTGTGGCGAGTGCTGGATCAGGCTTTTGATTGGTTTGTGTTGCAGGATGGAGCTTATATAGATCTGCCTGTTGATGCTGATGGAATTCTGCGCAGCCAGGTGTTTCCGGGGTTGTGGTTGGCGGTGAATGATTTGTTGGCGGGTAACCTGGCTGAAGTAGTGGCGGTATCCCAACGGGGGCTGGAGTCTTCAAACTACCGATTGTTTCAACACTCCTTAAGCACAAAGTTGAATCAAGGGGCTTAA
- a CDS encoding TonB-dependent receptor domain-containing protein gives MSRRTLALTVGLTVYLVGGLSIASNAETVSKTVKEWMAQIEASEATATPVLITNIRLDRLEGRLQVILETSTGTLVPTTREAGNSLIIEIPNAVLSLATGKEFRAEKPLEGISSIVALQSGVSNVQIAIAGTAAVPVLEIIPSQTGLQLSLTPDDDLPEEEILVTGESSLSNPVPQVGVSREVFENRNNRRLGDILRRLPGVTIEGPPGESNDARLRGLDKEFTRTQIDGLTLPDGGEKREFQVNRLPSFLVEDVTIIRNPTAEFESDGIAGRISVKTRPLPKKFFFEGRGAFGGQNTLGGDWLNLEAGIGDRPVPGFAYLGGISVLKSPITVTKLQTFSNGERETEREDKALKFTDFTATLGFPYQNGEVQIKPLFLQLDNSKDKFKLFERPRRPATREEERESDKRRTIGISVNHTHRFNSGASIESAAGAFEATEDKDKTRVAFTANNRGIFVQNNTRLEQEEKSDATYSFKTTLTVPFKAGLRHELKVGTSLRWRDRFRDKTVQDIDARGRVRTVFNAKDTYSISEDYYAGFIQDEIWLSDRFSVLPGVRLEHVNLTSADSTGREGKKSITDLNPSLHLLYRVTDSLSLRAAVSKGVNRPKFDELSPFENEQGDRFVIGNPDLDPARSLNLDVGAEYDTKHLALGVNFFYRDIKGVIEEVDTGLVRNRKRIFQVQNVGDGWTSGFELQQRLNLGFTGEKALEGFTLWANQTFLDSELTDASGRSRPFKEQPKFISNLGLDYTYEPWGTTFSIGWTYVSDRTELKADGGTKIIQPASFVTLAARQRITPNLFVFFEASNLTNSKKVEQETAANGVLTQRTQDPGQTFLLGISWKF, from the coding sequence GTGAGCAGACGAACACTTGCTTTAACCGTTGGTTTAACTGTTTATTTAGTTGGGGGATTATCGATCGCAAGCAATGCTGAAACTGTTTCCAAGACTGTGAAAGAGTGGATGGCACAGATAGAAGCATCTGAAGCCACGGCCACTCCAGTTTTGATTACCAATATTCGGCTCGATCGCCTAGAAGGGCGATTGCAAGTCATTTTGGAAACATCAACCGGAACGTTGGTGCCAACGACTCGCGAAGCGGGGAACTCACTCATCATTGAGATTCCGAACGCGGTGTTGTCCCTAGCAACTGGCAAGGAGTTTCGGGCTGAAAAACCATTGGAGGGCATTTCCAGTATAGTGGCGCTGCAATCAGGGGTTAGCAATGTGCAGATCGCGATCGCTGGAACGGCAGCAGTTCCTGTGTTGGAAATCATTCCCAGTCAAACTGGCTTGCAATTGAGCCTAACTCCTGATGATGACTTACCAGAAGAAGAGATCTTAGTCACTGGAGAATCATCTTTGAGTAATCCAGTCCCTCAAGTTGGAGTATCACGAGAGGTCTTTGAGAATCGTAATAATCGTCGTTTAGGAGACATCTTAAGAAGGCTGCCGGGAGTGACGATCGAGGGGCCACCCGGAGAAAGTAATGATGCCCGATTGAGAGGCTTGGATAAAGAGTTTACCCGGACTCAAATTGATGGGTTAACACTGCCAGATGGGGGTGAAAAGCGAGAGTTTCAAGTCAATCGGTTGCCCTCCTTTTTGGTAGAAGATGTCACGATTATTCGTAACCCGACGGCTGAATTTGAAAGTGATGGCATTGCAGGGCGTATCAGTGTCAAAACTCGACCCCTACCCAAAAAATTCTTCTTTGAAGGACGAGGTGCCTTTGGGGGGCAGAATACCTTAGGCGGTGATTGGTTAAATTTAGAAGCAGGCATTGGCGATCGCCCTGTTCCTGGCTTTGCCTACCTGGGCGGCATCAGTGTCCTCAAAAGCCCGATTACGGTGACCAAACTCCAAACGTTTTCTAATGGAGAGAGAGAGACCGAGCGGGAAGATAAAGCCTTAAAATTTACTGACTTTACTGCCACCTTAGGCTTCCCCTATCAAAACGGCGAAGTGCAAATTAAGCCTTTATTTTTGCAGCTCGATAACTCTAAAGATAAATTCAAGCTGTTCGAGCGTCCGAGACGACCCGCAACTCGCGAAGAAGAGCGGGAATCAGACAAGCGCCGCACCATTGGGATTAGCGTCAACCATACGCATCGCTTTAACTCTGGAGCTTCGATTGAAAGTGCTGCGGGAGCGTTTGAAGCCACAGAAGATAAGGACAAGACTCGCGTTGCATTCACGGCCAATAATCGAGGCATTTTTGTACAGAACAATACCAGACTGGAGCAGGAGGAAAAAAGTGACGCAACTTATAGTTTTAAGACGACATTAACCGTTCCGTTCAAAGCTGGATTGCGCCATGAACTGAAAGTAGGCACTTCCCTGCGCTGGCGCGATCGCTTCCGAGACAAAACGGTGCAAGACATTGATGCCAGAGGTCGTGTCCGAACTGTATTCAATGCTAAAGATACTTATTCAATTTCAGAAGACTACTATGCTGGATTTATTCAGGATGAAATCTGGTTGAGCGATCGCTTTAGTGTGCTGCCCGGTGTGCGGTTAGAGCATGTGAATCTCACGAGTGCGGATAGCACCGGACGGGAAGGGAAAAAATCGATTACCGATCTGAATCCTTCACTGCACTTGCTTTATCGCGTTACCGATAGTTTGAGCCTGCGGGCAGCCGTTTCCAAAGGGGTAAACCGTCCGAAGTTTGACGAGTTATCACCCTTTGAAAATGAGCAGGGCGATCGCTTCGTCATCGGGAATCCTGACCTTGACCCTGCCCGGTCTTTGAACCTGGATGTAGGAGCAGAATACGATACCAAACACCTCGCCCTAGGAGTCAATTTCTTCTACCGCGATATTAAAGGGGTGATCGAAGAAGTTGATACGGGCTTAGTCCGCAACCGGAAACGGATTTTCCAGGTGCAGAATGTAGGGGATGGTTGGACAAGTGGATTTGAGTTGCAACAACGCCTAAATCTGGGATTCACCGGAGAAAAGGCACTGGAAGGCTTTACCCTGTGGGCAAACCAGACTTTTTTAGATTCTGAACTTACCGATGCTTCCGGGCGATCGCGTCCGTTCAAGGAGCAACCTAAATTCATCAGTAATTTGGGACTGGATTACACCTATGAACCCTGGGGCACAACGTTTTCAATTGGTTGGACCTATGTCTCCGATCGCACGGAGTTAAAAGCTGATGGCGGCACCAAAATCATCCAACCGGCATCCTTTGTCACGCTGGCGGCGCGGCAACGCATCACTCCCAACCTGTTTGTGTTCTTTGAAGCCAGTAATCTGACGAACTCCAAAAAAGTAGAGCAGGAAACTGCTGCAAATGGAGTTTTAACTCAGCGGACTCAAGATCCAGGACAAACGTTTCTGCTGGGGATCAGTTGGAAGTTTTGA